Proteins encoded within one genomic window of Pongo pygmaeus isolate AG05252 chromosome 18, NHGRI_mPonPyg2-v2.0_pri, whole genome shotgun sequence:
- the LOC129016141 gene encoding mastin-like: MLWLLVLTLPCLGGSVPGNSEAGVGHELVGIVGGCDVSARRHPWQVSLRFYSMKTGLWEHICGGSLIHPEWVLTAAHCLEPEELEACAFRVQVGQLRLYEDDQRMKVVEIVRHPQYNESLSAEGGADIALLKLEAPVPLSELVHPVSLPSASLDVPSGKTCWVTSWGDIADHQLLPPPYHLQEVDVPIVGNRECDQQYQNESSSSDDRVILDDMLCAGSEGRDSCQGDSGGPLVCRWNCTWVQVGVVSWGKLCSLRGYPGVYTRVMSYVSWIRQYVPPFPRP, translated from the exons ATGCTGTGGCTGCTGGTCCTGACCCTCCCCTGCCTGGGGGGCTCCGTGCCTGGGAACTCAG AGGCCGGCGTGGGGCATGAGTTGGTGGGCATCGTCGGGGGCTGTGACGTCTCGGCCAGGAGGCACCCCTGGCAGGTCAGCCTGAGGTTCTACAGCATGAAGACAGGTCTGTGGGAGCACATCTGCGGGGGCTCCCTCATCCACCCAGAGTGGGTGCTGACCGCCGCCCACTGCCTTGAGCC GGAGGAGTTGGAGGCCTGCGCGTTTAGGGTGCAGGTTGGGCAGCTGAGGCTCTATGAGGACGACCAGCGGATGAAGGTGGTTGAGATCGTCCGTCACCCCCAGTACAACGAGAGCCTGTCTGCCGAGGGCGGTGCGGACATCGCCCTGCTGAAGCTGGAGGCCCCGGTGCCGCTGTCCGAGCTTGTCCACCCGGTCTCGCTCCCGTCTGCCTCCCTGGACGTGCCCTCGGGGAAGACCTGCTGGGTGACCAGCTGGGGTGACATTGCGGACCACC AGCTGCTGCCCCCACCCTACCATCTCCAGGAGGTGGACGTCCCCATCGTGGGGAACAGGGAATGTGACCAGCAGTACCAGAATGAGTCCTCGAGCAGCGACGACAGGGTCATCCTAGACGACATGCTGTGTGCAGGGAGCGAGGGCCGGGACTCCTGCCAG GGCGACTCCGGGGGCCCCCTGGTGTGTAGGTGGAATTGTACCTGGGTCCAGGTGGGCGTGGTGAGCTGGGGCAAACTCTGCAGCCTTCGCGGCTACCCCGGCGTGTACACCCGTGTGATGAGCTACGTGTCCTGGATCCGCCAGTACGTCCCACCATTCCCCAGACCctag